The following coding sequences lie in one Nitrososphaerota archaeon genomic window:
- a CDS encoding magnesium transporter CorA family protein — MSRLPHLRRHPQPTEIIQNKLETIQGNGFTWTDIQNPDRAEIEKLGQMYNFNALNLDDSISKIQLAKIDNYEDHSFVILHFPPLALKRGMSRFNQLAVFIGKDHLVTIHYGELKPLVEMVSHCKDDSKYRNELLGKSSGFLLYKIVDALVDELLHTLRRIVENLDEIEDDVFDENKSTPKKISLLRREITILRRIVHPLRKTVLETSKNTQRFSNSDDDLVIHFDDVIDHIDKVAETLDEAKETMEIYKDTDFLLSTEKSNKILATLTIIFTLTIPPTVVGAIYGMNINLPGGTETGSWNFLGEYTALIIMLILSMIPSGLLYAYFFKKKWLAD; from the coding sequence ATCTCGAGGTTGCCACATTTGCGAAGACACCCCCAACCCACTGAGATAATCCAAAACAAGCTGGAAACAATTCAGGGAAATGGCTTTACTTGGACTGACATTCAAAACCCTGACCGCGCAGAAATTGAAAAGCTGGGACAAATGTATAATTTTAATGCCTTAAACCTGGATGATTCTATCTCGAAGATCCAACTCGCAAAAATAGACAACTACGAGGATCATTCCTTTGTTATCTTGCATTTTCCGCCACTCGCACTAAAGCGCGGCATGTCGCGATTTAACCAGCTTGCGGTATTCATCGGAAAGGACCATCTGGTTACCATACACTATGGAGAGCTTAAGCCGCTAGTGGAAATGGTGAGCCACTGCAAAGATGATTCCAAATACAGAAATGAACTACTTGGAAAGTCGTCTGGATTTCTGCTATACAAAATAGTTGATGCTCTAGTAGACGAACTTCTACACACGTTGCGCAGAATTGTGGAGAATCTAGATGAGATAGAAGACGATGTCTTTGATGAAAACAAGTCCACACCAAAAAAGATCTCACTATTGAGGCGTGAAATCACAATACTGCGTCGTATAGTTCATCCACTGCGAAAAACCGTTCTGGAAACGTCAAAGAACACACAACGATTCTCTAATTCAGATGATGATCTGGTGATTCACTTTGATGATGTAATTGATCACATTGACAAAGTGGCAGAAACGCTGGATGAGGCAAAAGAAACAATGGAGATCTATAAAGACACTGACTTTCTACTCTCTACTGAAAAATCAAACAAAATACTTGCAACACTTACCATAATATTCACACTAACAATTCCACCGACTGTAGTTGGTGCCATCTATGGCATGAACATAAATCTGCCAGGTGGAACCGAGACAGGAAGTTGGAATTTTCTTGGAGAATATACGGCACTGATAATAATGCTGATTCTGTCTATGATACCATCTGGGCTGTTGTATGCCTATTTTTTTAAGAAGAAATGGCTTGCTGACTAG
- a CDS encoding 4-demethylwyosine synthase TYW1 gives MSCSGEFVENDIIQIKSSIQQQLKKAKYGISDHSTVELCHWTKKSFKGEESCYKHKFYGISTHQCMEFSPAGMYCENRCVYCWRPMEFYDSLEMSPQNVAEPQDIITKLMAEREKLIMGHYGDPKSIHKKLDESLLPAHYAISLSGEPTMYPKLPELIRYLKTLPATKSIFLVTNGQEPQMLRRLQDEDALPTQIYLSTNAADCDSFMRINKPRYSDSWERWNQSLELLQNMDTRTVLRMTMIRNHNDFEEMIPAFADMIRRANVHFIEIKSYMHIGRSTNRLARSDMLEFEEVSYFAGKLAEKSKIYSEIDVSMASRIVLLQNQQRKINPFISAYAQTS, from the coding sequence ATGAGTTGCTCAGGCGAGTTCGTAGAAAACGACATTATCCAAATCAAGTCATCCATCCAGCAACAGCTCAAAAAGGCCAAGTATGGAATATCAGATCACTCCACTGTAGAATTATGCCACTGGACAAAAAAATCATTCAAGGGAGAAGAAAGCTGCTACAAGCACAAGTTCTACGGCATATCAACACATCAGTGCATGGAGTTTTCCCCTGCAGGAATGTATTGTGAGAACAGGTGCGTCTATTGCTGGCGCCCAATGGAGTTTTATGACTCGTTGGAGATGAGTCCACAAAACGTGGCAGAACCACAAGACATCATAACCAAGCTGATGGCAGAACGAGAAAAACTGATCATGGGTCATTACGGTGATCCAAAATCAATCCACAAAAAACTTGACGAGTCACTACTACCTGCACATTACGCAATATCGCTTTCTGGCGAGCCTACCATGTACCCCAAGCTTCCAGAACTAATAAGATACCTCAAGACGCTGCCTGCAACAAAATCAATATTTCTTGTAACAAATGGCCAGGAACCACAGATGCTCAGACGCCTCCAAGATGAGGATGCACTACCAACACAGATCTATTTGTCCACAAATGCCGCAGACTGTGACTCCTTTATGAGAATAAACAAGCCAAGATATTCAGATTCATGGGAGAGATGGAACCAGTCCCTAGAATTATTGCAAAACATGGATACACGAACTGTTCTTCGAATGACCATGATCAGAAACCATAATGATTTTGAGGAAATGATTCCAGCGTTTGCAGATATGATAAGGCGCGCAAATGTGCATTTTATAGAGATAAAATCCTACATGCATATTGGCCGCTCCACAAACAGGCTTGCCCGCTCTGACATGCTTGAATTTGAGGAGGTCAGCTACTTTGCAGGTAAGCTAGCTGAAAAAAGTAAGATCTATTCAGAAATTGATGTGAGCATGGCATCAAGAATAGTATTGTTGCAAAACCAACAAAGAAAGATCAACCCCTTTATCTCTGCGTACGCACAAACCAGCTAG